One region of Methanosphaera cuniculi genomic DNA includes:
- the idsA gene encoding short chain isoprenyl diphosphate synthase IdsA, translating to MDIMDILKAYSHDVDAQIENILSTLEPEELRESSIYLTRAGGKKIRPALTMLSCQAVSGSTEKSINAAVAIELIHTFSLIHDDIMDNDDTRRGLAAVHKVWGEPTAILAGDTLFAKAYESLLLTAEDNIPYAKVLDSLKILVDACINICEGQVLDMSFEDTFDVERSQYTHMIYQKTGALITAATTIGAIIGGATELQIEGLRKYGENIGIAFQIQDDYIDLTGDDSIGKPVGSDLVEGKKTIMVLYALEKATPEDHDRLIELLEANDESIIDEAMELLNKYGAINYAKIAAYDHIIKAKEALGVLPESEAKDILKKLANYVYNRKV from the coding sequence ATGGATATAATGGACATATTAAAAGCATATTCACATGATGTAGATGCACAAATTGAAAATATACTTTCAACACTAGAACCTGAAGAACTACGCGAATCTTCAATATACTTAACACGTGCAGGTGGAAAGAAAATAAGACCAGCATTAACCATGTTAAGTTGTCAAGCAGTATCAGGATCAACAGAAAAATCAATAAATGCAGCAGTAGCAATAGAACTTATACACACATTTAGCCTAATACATGATGATATTATGGATAATGATGATACAAGACGAGGACTTGCTGCTGTACATAAAGTATGGGGAGAACCAACAGCAATACTAGCAGGTGACACACTCTTTGCAAAAGCATATGAATCACTACTTCTTACAGCTGAAGATAACATACCATATGCAAAAGTATTAGATTCACTAAAAATACTAGTAGATGCATGTATAAACATATGTGAAGGACAAGTACTTGATATGTCATTTGAAGATACCTTTGATGTAGAACGTAGTCAATATACACATATGATCTACCAAAAAACAGGAGCACTTATAACAGCTGCAACAACAATAGGTGCAATCATAGGTGGAGCTACAGAACTACAAATTGAAGGACTAAGAAAATATGGTGAAAATATAGGAATAGCATTCCAAATACAAGATGACTATATTGACCTAACAGGTGATGATTCTATAGGAAAACCAGTTGGAAGTGATCTTGTTGAAGGTAAAAAAACCATTATGGTATTATATGCACTAGAAAAAGCAACACCAGAGGATCATGATAGACTAATTGAACTTCTTGAAGCAAATGATGAAAGTATTATTGATGAAGCAATGGAATTACTTAATAAATATGGTGCAATAAACTATGCAAAAATAGCAGCATATGATCATATAATTAAAGCAAAAGAAGCACTAGGTGTACTACCAGAATCAGAAGCAAAAGATATACTTAAAAAACTTGCAAACTATGTATATAATCGTAAAGTATAA
- a CDS encoding RNase J family beta-CASP ribonuclease → MTIEVIAVGGYEEIGKNMTAVKVNDDVVIFDMGIHLDRLHIHEDTDISRMHSLDLIERGVIPDDTLMREVDGKVRAIVCTHGHLDHIGAIAKLAHRYEAPIIATPYTLALIEKTIKSERKFKVNNPLQALNPGEKQQISPNLTLEFVRTTHSIPQTITAALHTPEGVVVYANDFKFDNHQMVSPPPDYRRFRELGKKGVKAAILDTTNIKEVQQSKTHSEKIARDLIKDVLKGPLDEKKGLIVTTFASHIERIQAITKIAERSRRKIMILGRSMERYCSLAQDMGILNLPRNVSLYGNSKAINKALARANDNRSKYMLIVTGHQGEPDALLPRIANNKTNFEIKPGDNVIFSASTIPNPINLANRNLLDRRLKERGARIYNNIHVSGHAGPEDMRDFIRMLQPEQLIPAHGDISHLSAFVELAEEEGYKLGNDVHVLRNGQAQVFN, encoded by the coding sequence ATGACTATAGAAGTAATCGCAGTCGGAGGATATGAAGAAATTGGAAAAAACATGACTGCAGTAAAAGTAAATGATGATGTAGTAATATTTGATATGGGAATACACTTAGATCGTCTTCACATACATGAAGATACAGATATTTCGCGGATGCATAGTCTAGATCTAATTGAACGAGGAGTAATACCTGATGATACACTAATGCGTGAAGTAGATGGAAAAGTACGTGCAATAGTATGTACCCACGGACACCTAGATCACATAGGAGCTATAGCAAAACTAGCACACAGATATGAAGCACCAATTATTGCAACACCATACACACTAGCATTAATTGAAAAAACAATAAAAAGTGAACGTAAATTCAAAGTAAATAATCCACTTCAAGCACTAAATCCTGGTGAAAAACAACAAATATCACCAAATTTAACACTTGAATTTGTAAGAACAACTCATAGTATACCACAGACAATCACAGCAGCACTACATACACCAGAAGGAGTTGTAGTGTATGCAAACGACTTCAAATTTGACAACCACCAAATGGTATCACCACCACCTGATTATAGAAGATTCAGAGAACTCGGTAAAAAAGGTGTAAAAGCAGCAATTCTTGATACAACAAATATTAAAGAAGTACAACAAAGCAAAACTCACTCAGAAAAAATAGCACGAGATCTTATAAAAGATGTTCTAAAAGGACCACTCGATGAGAAAAAAGGACTTATTGTAACAACATTTGCAAGTCACATTGAACGTATTCAAGCAATAACTAAAATAGCAGAACGTAGTCGTAGAAAAATTATGATACTAGGACGTTCAATGGAAAGATACTGTTCACTAGCACAAGATATGGGAATATTAAATCTACCACGAAATGTAAGTTTATATGGAAACTCAAAAGCAATAAACAAAGCATTAGCACGAGCAAATGATAACAGATCAAAATACATGCTTATTGTAACAGGACACCAAGGAGAACCAGATGCACTACTTCCACGTATAGCAAATAATAAAACAAACTTTGAAATAAAACCAGGAGATAACGTGATATTTTCAGCATCTACAATACCAAATCCAATAAACCTTGCAAATCGTAACCTTCTTGATAGACGTCTTAAAGAAAGAGGAGCAAGAATCTATAATAACATACACGTATCAGGACACGCAGGACCTGAGGATATGCGTGACTTTATTCGTATGTTACAACCTGAACAACTTATACCAGCACACGGAGATATAAGTCATCTATCAGCATTTGTAGAACTTGCAGAAGAAGAAGGATATAAACTAGGAAATGATGTACACGTACTACGTAACGGACAAGCACAAGTATTTAACTAA
- the fni gene encoding type 2 isopentenyl-diphosphate Delta-isomerase: protein MISDRKLEHLKICKDYDVEHTKTTGLEDITLIHRALPEVNYDEIDTSIELLGKKIDSPLIISAITGGHPESTKINSNLAEAVENTHIAMGVGSQRAGIENEELKETFTTVRDKAPEAYIIGNIGAPQVEYAYDAIEMLKTDALAIHLNPLQEIIQPEGDTNAQGYIDDIKEICENTNTPIIAKETGAGICGEDAKILEKIGVNAIDVQGVGGTSWAAVETYRADDASLGNLFWNWGITTAVSTVDVCENTNIPVISSGGIRNGLEAAKAIALGASCVGMALPFLKHSYLGHTYIENKIEQFTQELKTAMFLVGASNIEELKQKRLIITGKTREILEQMNIDTKKYTRRI, encoded by the coding sequence ATGATATCTGATAGAAAACTTGAACATCTAAAAATATGTAAAGACTACGATGTAGAACATACAAAAACAACCGGACTTGAAGATATAACACTCATACACCGAGCACTACCTGAAGTAAACTATGATGAAATAGACACTTCAATAGAATTACTTGGTAAAAAAATAGATTCACCACTCATAATATCAGCAATAACAGGAGGACACCCTGAAAGCACAAAGATAAATTCAAACCTAGCAGAAGCTGTAGAAAATACACATATTGCAATGGGAGTAGGAAGTCAAAGAGCAGGAATAGAAAATGAAGAACTAAAAGAAACCTTCACAACAGTACGTGATAAAGCACCAGAAGCATACATAATAGGAAACATTGGAGCACCACAAGTAGAATATGCTTATGATGCAATAGAAATGCTAAAAACTGATGCTCTAGCAATACACCTAAATCCACTACAAGAAATAATACAACCTGAAGGTGACACAAATGCCCAAGGCTACATAGATGACATAAAAGAAATCTGTGAAAATACAAATACACCAATTATAGCTAAAGAAACAGGGGCAGGAATATGTGGAGAAGATGCAAAGATCCTTGAAAAAATAGGAGTAAATGCAATAGATGTACAAGGAGTAGGAGGAACAAGCTGGGCTGCAGTTGAAACATATCGTGCAGATGATGCATCACTTGGAAATCTATTCTGGAACTGGGGAATAACAACAGCTGTAAGTACAGTAGATGTATGTGAAAATACAAATATCCCAGTAATATCATCAGGTGGAATACGAAATGGACTAGAAGCTGCAAAAGCAATAGCACTTGGTGCAAGCTGTGTTGGAATGGCACTACCATTTTTAAAACACTCATACCTAGGACATACCTACATTGAAAATAAAATAGAACAATTCACACAAGAGCTAAAAACAGCAATGTTTCTAGTTGGAGCTTCAAACATAGAAGAACTTAAACAAAAAAGATTAATAATAACAGGAAAAACACGAGAAATACTAGAACAAATGAATATAGACACAAAAAAATACACAAGGAGAATATAA
- a CDS encoding isopentenyl phosphate kinase: MIIIKLGGSALTVKDASTPTLDEENLDRIASEVSYYNDDMIIVHGAGSYGHIYADEYKIGDVITNANEHLRRIEGVCKTQTSVQQLNHDICQKLQQKGIPAITIKPSSFIVTNQKRIAVCDTTIIKQYLENGFVPVLYGDAVLDMDEDIKFAIISGDQIITYLAYDLKADRVILASDVDGIYTDNPKTNPEAKLIDEVTQDTQLNTTSNENMADVTGGMNGKIQELLKLAENNIQSQIINAQTPGNIQKAVSGQNVKGTIIK; this comes from the coding sequence ATGATTATAATAAAACTAGGTGGAAGTGCATTAACAGTTAAAGATGCTAGCACACCTACACTTGATGAAGAAAATTTAGACAGAATAGCTAGTGAAGTATCCTACTACAACGATGATATGATAATAGTACATGGAGCAGGATCATATGGTCATATCTATGCAGATGAATACAAGATAGGTGATGTTATAACAAATGCCAATGAACATCTAAGACGAATAGAAGGCGTATGTAAAACACAAACATCAGTACAACAACTAAACCATGATATATGTCAAAAACTTCAACAAAAAGGCATACCAGCAATAACAATAAAACCATCATCATTCATAGTAACAAACCAAAAACGAATAGCAGTATGTGATACAACAATCATAAAACAATACCTAGAAAATGGATTTGTACCAGTACTCTATGGAGATGCAGTACTAGATATGGATGAAGACATAAAATTTGCAATTATATCAGGAGATCAAATAATAACATACCTAGCATATGATCTTAAAGCAGATCGTGTAATACTCGCATCAGATGTAGATGGGATCTACACAGATAATCCAAAAACTAACCCTGAAGCCAAACTAATTGATGAAGTAACACAAGATACACAACTAAATACAACATCAAATGAAAACATGGCAGATGTAACAGGTGGAATGAATGGAAAAATACAAGAACTACTAAAACTAGCAGAAAATAATATACAATCACAAATAATAAACGCACAAACACCTGGAAATATCCAAAAAGCAGTTTCAGGTCAAAATGTAAAAGGAACAATAATAAAATAA
- the mvk gene encoding mevalonate kinase codes for MKIKAFAPGKIILFGEHTVVYNKPAIAVAINRGVDVELTSRDDDEVNIHISPINYSQKLVLTGGMLEYEYDSSNKRISDYIYEVINRFKFNHGFNLNVNINMYLGAGLGSSAAVTVAVLKAIMLYTDNDATLDEIASIARDIEIKIQGAASPIDTAMSTYGGIIYIDENSNLNPINFDMQLPLIVSNCEIAGNTGEIVASVRDKYNKHTPIMESIFDAMAKIATDAKMALECGNSMKLAELMNMNQGLLDAIGVNTLELSEMVYQSRKFGSEGSKLTGSGGGGCIIAYAPHDIDEVYLKLSQLYKTFKCEQSNSGVYAKIVEK; via the coding sequence ATGAAAATTAAAGCTTTTGCACCTGGAAAGATTATTCTTTTTGGTGAGCATACTGTAGTTTATAATAAACCGGCAATTGCTGTTGCAATAAATCGCGGTGTTGATGTAGAATTAACATCCCGGGATGATGATGAAGTTAATATTCACATATCACCAATTAACTATTCACAAAAACTAGTACTTACAGGCGGCATGCTTGAATATGAATATGATTCATCAAATAAACGTATTTCTGATTATATTTATGAGGTAATTAATCGTTTTAAATTTAATCATGGTTTTAATTTAAATGTTAATATAAATATGTATCTTGGTGCAGGCTTGGGTTCCTCTGCAGCAGTTACAGTTGCTGTTCTTAAGGCAATTATGCTTTATACAGATAATGATGCGACACTTGATGAAATTGCTAGTATTGCTCGTGATATTGAAATTAAAATTCAAGGTGCTGCCAGTCCTATAGATACAGCTATGAGTACATATGGGGGAATTATTTATATTGATGAGAATTCTAATCTAAACCCAATAAATTTTGATATGCAATTACCATTAATTGTTTCAAACTGTGAAATAGCAGGTAATACTGGTGAAATAGTAGCATCAGTAAGAGATAAGTATAATAAACATACACCTATCATGGAGTCAATTTTTGATGCAATGGCTAAAATTGCAACAGATGCAAAAATGGCACTTGAATGTGGAAATTCAATGAAGCTTGCTGAGCTTATGAATATGAATCAAGGACTTCTTGATGCAATAGGTGTTAATACACTTGAGTTATCTGAAATGGTATATCAATCACGTAAGTTTGGCTCTGAAGGATCAAAACTTACAGGAAGTGGTGGAGGAGGATGTATTATTGCATATGCACCTCATGATATTGATGAAGTTTATTTAAAACTAAGTCAACTATATAAGACATTTAAGTGTGAACAATCAAATAGTGGTGTTTATGCTAAAATTGTTGAAAAATAA
- the rpsB gene encoding 30S ribosomal protein S2 codes for MSELLIPLDKYLAAGLHIGTQQKTKDMEKYIYRVRADGLHVLDVKSSNDKIVVAAKLLSKYDPDEILVVSTRQYGQAPVKKFGEVTGTKTIPGRFIPGTLTNPKYSKFIEPKILVVTDPRSDSQAVIEAKQNDIPVVALCDTENLLSNVDLAIPVNNKGRKAIALVYWLLARQILRERGILSSDEEFDLEPSDFELKI; via the coding sequence ATGTCAGAATTATTAATACCACTAGATAAATACCTCGCAGCAGGATTACACATTGGAACACAACAAAAAACAAAAGATATGGAAAAATACATATACCGTGTACGTGCAGACGGACTTCACGTACTTGATGTAAAAAGCAGTAACGACAAAATAGTAGTTGCAGCAAAACTCCTATCAAAATATGATCCTGATGAAATACTAGTAGTATCAACAAGACAATACGGTCAAGCACCAGTTAAAAAATTCGGTGAAGTAACAGGAACAAAAACAATACCTGGAAGATTCATCCCAGGTACATTAACAAATCCTAAATACTCAAAATTCATCGAACCTAAAATACTAGTTGTAACAGATCCAAGATCAGATTCACAAGCAGTAATTGAAGCAAAACAAAATGATATACCAGTAGTAGCATTATGTGATACAGAAAACTTACTAAGTAATGTAGATCTTGCAATACCTGTAAATAACAAAGGTAGAAAAGCAATTGCACTTGTATACTGGTTATTAGCACGTCAAATACTACGTGAACGTGGAATCTTATCTTCTGATGAAGAATTTGATCTTGAACCATCTGACTTTGAATTAAAAATATAA
- the eno gene encoding phosphopyruvate hydratase, producing MDSVIEDVRLRKIIDSRGNPTVEADVLTWNGFGRAAAPSGASTGVNEVASFPDGGVDRVIEDIEDLISSEIIGMEAEDIREIDNVLKEIDGTDNFSNIGGNTAVAVSMATVKAAASSYNLPLYRFLGGAMPTSIPFPLGNMINGGAHAGVNAPDIQEFLVIPVGASNITEAITTNINVHRRIKEKIQKVDDTFTGGKGDEGGWAPNLTNQQALEIQFSACEEISDETGVLVRPGLDVASSEFWNEEEQQYVYEREGVSRSVGEQIDYIADLIDTYKLFYVEDPIQENDFVAFAELTAKCGDRCLICGDDLFVTNAEILAEGIEANAGNSLIIKPNQIGTLTDTYNTIELAKANQYVPIVSHRSGETTDETIAHLAVAFNAPIIKTGAAGGERIAKLNELIRIEEELVNPKMADL from the coding sequence ATGGATAGTGTAATAGAAGACGTACGTTTAAGAAAAATTATAGATAGTAGAGGAAATCCTACCGTTGAAGCAGACGTTTTAACATGGAATGGATTTGGAAGAGCTGCAGCACCTAGTGGAGCAAGTACCGGAGTAAACGAAGTAGCATCATTCCCAGATGGTGGAGTAGATCGTGTAATAGAAGATATTGAAGATCTAATCTCATCAGAAATTATTGGAATGGAAGCTGAAGATATAAGAGAAATTGATAATGTTCTAAAAGAAATTGATGGAACAGATAATTTTTCAAACATCGGTGGAAACACAGCTGTAGCTGTGTCAATGGCAACAGTAAAAGCAGCAGCATCAAGTTATAATCTTCCATTATACAGATTCCTAGGTGGAGCAATGCCAACATCAATACCTTTCCCACTTGGAAACATGATAAATGGTGGAGCACACGCAGGAGTTAATGCACCAGATATACAGGAATTTTTAGTAATACCAGTAGGTGCATCAAATATAACAGAAGCTATAACAACAAACATTAATGTTCACAGAAGAATTAAAGAAAAAATACAAAAAGTTGACGACACATTCACAGGTGGAAAAGGTGATGAAGGTGGATGGGCACCAAACCTTACAAATCAACAAGCACTAGAAATACAATTCTCAGCATGTGAAGAAATTAGTGATGAAACAGGAGTTCTTGTAAGACCAGGACTTGATGTAGCATCAAGTGAATTCTGGAATGAAGAAGAACAACAATATGTATATGAACGTGAAGGTGTAAGCCGTAGTGTTGGTGAACAAATAGATTATATCGCAGATTTAATAGACACATATAAACTATTCTATGTAGAAGACCCAATCCAAGAAAACGACTTCGTAGCATTTGCAGAACTTACAGCAAAATGTGGAGACCGTTGTCTCATATGTGGAGATGACTTATTTGTAACAAATGCTGAAATTCTTGCAGAAGGAATAGAAGCAAATGCAGGTAACTCATTAATCATAAAACCAAACCAAATTGGAACACTTACAGATACATATAATACAATTGAATTAGCAAAAGCAAACCAGTATGTACCTATTGTATCACACCGTTCAGGTGAAACAACTGATGAAACAATAGCACACCTTGCAGTAGCATTCAATGCACCAATTATAAAAACTGGAGCAGCTGGTGGAGAAAGAATTGCTAAACTCAATGAATTAATCAGAATCGAAGAAGAACTAGTAAATCCTAAGATGGCTGATTTATAA
- a CDS encoding DNA-directed RNA polymerase subunit K, producing MQSRTRTRFDRARLIGSRALQISRGAQPKVEFSVDEDPIKIAIREYEEDVLPLDAVVKEEYVDKMEPMEDDD from the coding sequence ATGCAATCTAGAACCAGAACAAGATTTGATAGAGCTAGACTTATAGGATCACGTGCATTACAAATTTCACGAGGTGCACAGCCAAAAGTTGAATTTAGTGTAGATGAAGATCCAATAAAAATAGCTATACGTGAATATGAAGAAGATGTACTTCCATTAGATGCAGTAGTTAAAGAAGAATATGTAGATAAAATGGAACCAATGGAAGATGATGACTAA
- a CDS encoding DNA-directed RNA polymerase subunit N, which produces MLLVRCFTCGKVISASFDEFQERVEAGEDPGEVLDDLGINKYCCRRMFISHVDVW; this is translated from the coding sequence ATGTTACTCGTAAGATGTTTTACGTGTGGAAAAGTTATCTCAGCAAGTTTTGATGAATTCCAGGAAAGAGTTGAAGCTGGAGAAGATCCAGGAGAAGTTTTAGACGATCTAGGAATCAACAAATATTGTTGTAGACGAATGTTTATATCTCACGTAGATGTATGGTAA
- a CDS encoding 30S ribosomal protein S9 has product MSKTVHTSGKRKTAIARGTVKEGTGRVKINSKPVELYSPELAKLKIHEPLELAGDLADNVDINIKVVGGGVMGQAEAARMVIAKGLVEYSGDMNLKDIYTQYDRTMLVGDPRRKESKKFGGPGARARKQKSYR; this is encoded by the coding sequence ATGAGTAAAACAGTACATACTAGCGGTAAAAGAAAAACCGCAATTGCTAGAGGTACAGTAAAAGAAGGTACCGGACGTGTAAAAATTAACAGTAAACCAGTAGAACTATACAGTCCAGAACTTGCAAAACTTAAAATTCACGAACCACTAGAACTTGCAGGAGATCTTGCAGATAATGTGGATATCAACATAAAAGTTGTTGGTGGAGGAGTAATGGGACAAGCAGAAGCAGCTCGTATGGTTATTGCTAAAGGACTTGTTGAATACTCAGGCGATATGAACCTAAAAGACATATACACCCAGTATGATAGAACAATGCTTGTAGGAGACCCACGTCGTAAAGAATCCAAAAAATTCGGTGGACCTGGAGCAAGAGCAAGAAAACAAAAAAGTTACAGGTAA
- a CDS encoding 50S ribosomal protein L13 translates to MVTIIDAEGLVLGRLASSISKRLLDGEEIVIVNAEKIIISGNKDFIYARYKQRVDRASISNPRVLGPKYPRRPDDIFRRTVRGMLPYRKPHGRTAYKNLKVNVGIPKELEGQEITIVEEAQPKNITKSMQLGTVSKLLGAKF, encoded by the coding sequence ATGGTAACAATTATAGATGCAGAAGGACTTGTACTAGGAAGACTTGCAAGTTCAATCAGTAAAAGATTATTAGATGGAGAAGAAATAGTAATTGTAAATGCTGAGAAAATAATCATATCTGGAAACAAAGACTTTATCTATGCAAGATACAAACAAAGAGTAGACCGTGCAAGTATTTCAAACCCAAGAGTATTAGGTCCTAAATACCCACGTAGACCAGATGATATATTCAGAAGAACAGTTCGTGGAATGCTTCCATACAGAAAACCTCATGGAAGAACAGCTTACAAAAACTTAAAAGTTAATGTAGGAATTCCAAAAGAACTTGAAGGACAAGAAATTACAATTGTAGAAGAAGCACAACCTAAAAACATAACAAAAAGTATGCAATTAGGTACAGTATCAAAATTATTAGGTGCTAAATTTTAA